The uncultured Bacteroides sp. DNA segment AGATACAACGATTGTACCCGAAGAAATTATTTCAGAGAGTGCGATAGACTCGATTCCGCAGGTAGTAGCTCCTATAGCAACAATCATTTTGGCAGAACAAATAAAACCGGCAGGAGGATTACGACAAGCAATGAGTCTGAATGACTCTTTTCGTTTTGCTCGTGAATTGTTTCATGGTGATGCTGATCGGATGAATGCCGTGTTGCAACAGTTGAGCAGTAAAGAGACTCTTGCTGACGCTTTGGTTTATCTCTCTTCCGAGTTAGGTGCTGACGCAGAGGAAGAGGCTGTGATTGATTTTACTGAACTTTTAAAGAAATATTTCAATTAGCGCAGAAATGGGAAAATTATATGTAATTCCTACTCCGGTAGGTAATCTTGAAGACATGACATTTCGGGCTATTCGAATGCTAAAGGAAGCAGACCTGATTTTAGCAGAAGATACTCGCACTTCGGGAATTCTTCTAAAGCATTTTGAAATAAAAAACACAATGCAGTCTCATCATAAGTTTAATGAACATAAAACGGTGGAGAATGTTGTTAATAGGATGAAGGCCGGAGAGACGGTTGCACTCATTTCAGATGCAGGTACACCGGGAATCTCCGATCCGGGCTTTCTTGTGGTGCGTGAGTGTGTTCGCAATGGCATTGAAGTGCAGTGCTTGCCCGGGGCAACAGCTTTTGTCCCCGCACTTGTGGCATCAGGTTTGCCTAATGAACGATTTTGCTTCGAAGGTTTTCTACCCCAAAAGAAAGGACGGATGACCAAGCTGAAATCTTTAATGGAAGAAAAACGTACGATGGTCTTTTATGAATCGCCCCATCGCCTTTTGAAGACATTAACCCAGTTTGTAGAATACTTCGGCCCCGACAGGCAGGCTTCAGTTTCAAGAGAAATCTCTAAACTTTACGAAGAAACTGTGCGTGGCAGTTTAGCCGAATTGGTGGAACACTTCACCAAAACCGATCCCAGAGGTGAGATTGTGATAGTAATAGGAGGAATAGACGATTAGAAATAACTTCATTAAGAAACGTAAAACAGAAACGTATGAAAAAGTTAGCAATTTTATTTGTATGCGTGGCCTTTTTGGCTTCGTGCGATAACAAAGGTGGTAATAAAGACCAGCTTAAAGCGGAAAATGATTCGCTCTTGACGGAATTGACTCAACGCAATTCAGAGTTGGATGAGATGATGGGTACTTTCAATGAAATTCAAGAAGGCTTCCGTCAGATCAATACTGCTGAAAGTCGTGTTGACTTGCAACGTGGTACCATCACCGAGAATGCTGCTTCAGCTAAGCAACAGATCGCTTCGGATATTGAGTTCATTAGCAAAACAATGGAAGCGAACAAAGCTCAGATAGCAAAATTGCAGTCTATGCTTAAGAATAGTAAAAACAATTCTGCCCAATTGAAGAAAGCAGTCGAAGCTTTGACAGCTGAATTGGCGGCGAAGACACTACGCATCGAAGAGCTACAAACGGAGTTAGCTTCTAAAAACATCCGCATTCAAGAATTGGACGCTGCGGTAACCGGTTTGTCAGCCGACAAAGAATCGCTTACTGCTGAAAATGAAGCTAAAGCACAAACAGTTTCAGAGCAAGACAGAGCAATCAACACTGCTTGGTTTGTTTTTGGTACCAAAGCAGAGTTGAAATCACAAAAGATTCTTCAAAGTGGAGATGTGCTTAAGAGTTCAGACTTTAATAAGGACTACTTTACTCAGATTGACATTCGTACAACGAAAGAGATCAAGTTGTATTCTAAGCGTGTTGAAGTGTTGACCAACCATCCAACAAGCTCATATAGCTTAGATAAAGATGATAAAGGACAGTTAACTTTAAAGATTACCAATCCAAAAGATTTCTGGAGTGTATCCAAATATTTGGTTATGCAAGTGAAGTAAGATTCGTCTCACTAATAAATATGATATGTCAATATGCTATTTCACGATTAGCATATTGACATATTTTTTATACCATTTGATTCCATAGTAATGAAATATAAGAACTTATTCTTCGATCTGGACGATACACTTTGGGCTTTCTCCCTTAATGCCCGCAATACATTTGAAGAAATGTATTTTAAACACAAGCTCAATCGTTATTTTGATTCCTTTCAACACTTCTATACTCTTTATCAAAAGAGGAACTCCGAGTTGTGGCTAGAGTATGGCGATGGCAATATCACCAAAGAAGAATTAAATAACCAACGCTTTCTGTACCCCCTTCAAGCAGTGGGCGTGCCTGATGAAGTTCTGGCGAAAACTTATTCTGATGATTTCTTTGCTGTAATTCCTACTAAAAGTAATCTGATGCCCTATGCTAAAGAATTGCTTGAGTATTTGTTCCCTAAGTATAATCTTTATATCCTCTCTAATGGCTTTCGGGAACTTCAGTATCATAAGATGCGCTCAGCTGGCATTGACGGTTATTTTAAAAAGATTATTCTCTCCGATGACATTGGAGTGATGAAGCCATGGCCACAGATCTTCCACTATGCCCTATCAGCTACTCAATCAGAAGTTGCTGACTCACTGATGATTGGAGATAGTTGGGAGGCTGATATCGTGGGTGCGAGAGGAGTAGGCATGCATCAGATTTATTATAATTGTGTGGAACGTACTCTTTTCCCTTTTGAAGCTACTTATACAATAAATACATTAGAAGAAATAAGAGATCTTTTGTAACCTAATAACTTCGCTTGTTTCAGGGTTTTATATCATCTAAGTAGAAATAAAAAAAACAGTAGAGACAAGCTAATAGCTGAATCTACTGTTTTATAATCCTAAAAGTAATATCTATACTTTGTTCTGCCTATTTGTTAATATCTTGATTGATACTAGTCTCAATTTGAGGTATTGGCCAAGTATAACCCTTATCTGTAGGAGTTACTGTGATCGTTTCATTGTTATCTATTTTGACAAAATTTTCGCCCCTCCTCATTATGTCAATTCCACGTAAGCCTTCACCAATGAATTCTAATCGTTTTTCATTGTATATAGCGTCTTTTAATGCATCGCCAGAAAGATCATCAATTTTCAACAAATCGTCTGAAGCATTTATAGAACGATGTCTGACATTCTTTAACAATGATTTAGCTGTCCCTTCTCCTCCCGTTTTATGTGTATAACATTCAGCAAGGTTTAATAGAGTTTCCGCATAACGAAAGATAGGTACCCATTGTAACTTTGTTTTAGCATCAGTGAATTTTAATAGTTTTTTATCATTGCTTTTAAAAGAACTAATGCGTTTATCCTTAGCCAAAGAGTAATTGGGTTTTGACATAATTCCGTGATCCGTATCTATTAACATGATTTTGCCATCGTTGTAATATTCAGCTACAGCCTGTTGAGTATTAGGTACGTTGGTATCTGCCATCGGGAGAGAGAAGATTGATTCTTTACTAAAATAGGGAGTATTATAAATCGCTGTAACATCTTCTGTAAGAGAATATCCAACTATCTTTTCTCCTGCTATAATTGCATTATCCCAATCATTCATTGACATATATACTCTCATTTTCAACATATTGGCTGCAGCCTGAGTTGCATGAGTAACAGCATCATATGTATTCACTCCTGTTGGCAATGCTGATATAACACTTAAGTCTTCAAGTATTCTTTCATATACTTGTTTAACTGTAGAGCGTGGCATATTGTTATTATCTGCTCCCTTTTCTGCTTGCAAACGCAAGGGCACTGATTTGGCATCCGGTGAAATAGAATAAGGAATTGCATATAGATTGTTTAAATAATAATATGCAAATGCTCTAATAAATAAAGCCTCTTGCCTATATTGTTCATACATATCTCCAGCAACACTCTTGGAAGCCTCAAGCGATTCTAGAAAAGTGTTGACTTTATTGATTGCTAAATAGGCAGCAGTCCATGTGTCAGCATTTTCAACATCTGTTATTCCTACATTCATGTTATAGGTGCCAAACAAAGTGACAAGATTAGAGGAGATATTAACTAAATCCTCGCCTCTGTTATCAAAAGCTACATAAACTTTTCCACCCATGAAAGATTTAGTATCCGAATTTTTAATAGCAGCATATAATCCATCCAAGGTGGCTTTAATACGTGCAGGGCTCGTAAAAATATCTGTTTCACTCACAGACAATGGCGGCTCTTGATCAAGAAAACTACTGCTGCAACTGCCTAGCAAAAGAGAGCCACATAATATCGAAAATATAATATTTCTTTTCATTATTATTTCCTTTTAAATTTTTTGTTAAAATGACAAATTAACACCTATCGTATAAGTGCGAGCTTGAGGTAGCGTGTTCTTATCTGTTCCACCAGCTAATGTTGAACTCTCCACATTAGTTAATGTTTCTGGGTCCATTCCGGAATAACCGGTAATTACAAATAAATTTTGTGCTTGAGCATAAATACGAAGTGAAGAAATGCCAATTGCTTTAGGCCAAGTCTTAGTGTCAAAAGTATAGCCTAAAGATATATTCTTCAAGCGTAAATAATCCCCTTTTTCAACCCAATCAGTGAAAGCCATTGCGGATCCGTTTGAATAATTATCGCCATAAATAGGTAAAGCGTATGAAGCATTTTTACGCTCTGGTGTCCAGTATTTCTTTAGCACATCTTTAGAATCGTTCCAGTAACGCATATCGCTAGTCGTCGCTCTCGTACCATTGTAAATCTTGTTGCCACCAGAAAATTGAAAGAACAAAGATAGATCAAAACCTTTATACTTAAAATTGTTGCTCCAACCACCATACCAAGTTGGGGTGGTACCACCACAAATAACAGGAGTAAACTCACCAGTGAAAGGTTTGCCATCTTCTGTAAACCAATCTCCTTCTTCATACTTGAAAAGAGTTCGTTCACCTTTCGATCCAATAAAAACTCTACGTCCACTTTCTGGGTCTATTCCAGCAGTTGGATAGAGATATAACTGTCCGATAGACTTCCCGGGCACTGTTATATTAGTCTGTTCGAGACCACCATCGTCGCCTGCAATAATATTATCAACTCCCTCTGCTAAAGAAAGAATTTTATTTTTATTTGTTGTTATATTGAAACTTGTATCCCATGTAAAGTCTTTCGTTTTAATCACATCTGCGGATATAGTAAATTCAATACCGCTATTTTTCATTTTACCAGCATTGGTGGTAATTACTCCAGATGGAATTCCCTTTGAAGGAGCTTGAGGTACATCAAGTATCAAATCAGAAGATTTTGTGTAGTAGTAGTCAAAATCTACATTAATCCTGTTATAGAGTTGTGCACTAAATCCAACATCATATTTTGCAGATGATTCCCATTTCAGATTGGGATCAGCTATTTGTCCTAAGCTATAGGTACCACTCGTACCATAATTATAACTTGAATAGTAAGATCTTGATGCATAATCTTTAATGTCTGTATTTCCAACAACTCCAAAGCTTCCTTTTACTTTAAAGTCATTCACAATCGATTTGAGTGGTTCAAAAAAAGCTTCCTCAGAAACCCTCCAAGCAGCTGAAGCTCCTCCAAAATCACCCCATCGATTCTTCTTGCTTAGTGCCGAGTAACCATCGCGACGATAATTTAATGATAACATGTATTTGTAGGCGAAATCATAGTTAACACGACCAAAATAAGAAGCCATTGAATTTTTACTCAAATCACCCTCTGCTGTAGCTGAACCAAAAGGTCCTTGGAACTCAGTAAATTTAGTATCTTGAAGATCCTTACGCTGAGCCGTCCAAATTGAATAATCTGTTTCAGACGCCTCCATACCCGCTAAAACATTGAAATTATGTTCACCTAGGGAGAAATTATATGTAGCAGTATTTGTCCACGTCCACTTATCATTCTTAGTATTGTATGCATTTGCTAAACCATTACTATTAACACCGTCTCCGTGGAGTGGAGACCAAAAACGTTGATCTTCCAATCGTGCATAATCAATGCCATATTGAGTTTTTAAGACAAGTCCTTTTATAGGAGTGACTTCGCCGTAAAAAGATCCAACAAAATGCATCATATCACTACTCAGTCCATTACCCAAAGATAAGATGGCCTCTGGATTAGAAAAAGTGCTAAACACTGTATTACCTCCATATCCTAATCCTTTAGTTTGATAGTATGGTGCGCCATCTTCATTATACATAGGTATATTGGGAGCATTAATCAATGCTAAACGTGGGAAACCTCCTACAGAAAAGTTTGAGCCTCTACGGGCTGCATCAACATAAGAAGTTGTTCCTGTTGAAAGATTCGAGTTCATTCCTATCTTCAACCATTGAGTTACAGTTGTATTGATGTTTGCTTTTACTCCTAATCGATTATATTTATCACCTTTAACAATACCATCCTGAGTGGTATAGTTACCTGATAAATAGAATTGAGTCTTGTCAGAACCGCCACTAACTGAAGCAGAATGGCTCTGAGAAAAACCATTCTGGAAAGCAGCATCTTTCCAACTTGTATCAATAATATTACCTTGAGAATCTTTCATTAGATTGAAAGCTTTATTGCCATAAGGAGATACATAATTTTTAGTTAGTGACATTTCATCCGTTCCATAACGATTCTTAACTGCCATATTCTTAAAATCAGTATATTCTTGTGCATTCATCATGTCATAAAAGCCTGTGGCATTAGAAAAGCCAACAAAGCCATCATAAGTAACCTTTGTTTTGCCACTTTGACCTTGCTTGGTAGTGATGATGATAACACCGTTTGCTGCTCTAGAGCCATAGAGTGCAGCGGCAGCGGCATCTTTCAATACATCCATTGATACAATATCCGCTGGATTGATATCCGCCAAGGCATTTACATTTGCCAAATAGGACATATTACCCGATTGAATAGGCACGCCATCTACTACATATAAAGGCGATGTGCCTGAAGTAATAGAATTCACACCACGCACTCGCACAATTGGTGCTTGTCCTACACCTGCAGAAGGTGTTGTAATACTTACTCCGGAAGCACGTCCTTGAAGCATTTGGTCAAAACTCACACTTGGAACATCCTTTAAAGCACTCGCTTTCACAGACGAAACAGAGGCTGTAACGGTGCGTGCACTTTGCGTACCATAAGCAACGACTACAACTTCATCCAAATTTTGCGCATCAGATTTTAGCACAACCTTCACGGTAGGTCTGATAGCTACCTCTTGTGATTGCATACCAATATACGAAATCTGCAAAGTCTTTGCAGAACTTGGTATATTAGATAAAGTAAAATGACCATCTACGTCAGTAATAGTACCTACAGTTGTACCTTTTACCAAAATTGAGGCACCTACAATTGGTAGACCGTCTTCCTCAGAAGTAACAACGCCTGTCACTTTTTGAGTTTGAGCAGTTACCAAGCCTATGCCTACAAAAAGGCAGGCCAATAACAGCATTAGTTTTCTTTTCATAAATTCTCTCTTAAAATTTAACCTTACATTAATTGTTTCTTTACTCTAACAGAATGCAAATTTATTAATTTTATATGAAAAAACAAACACTTTTCAAACAAAAGCTTAATTGTCTGACTATTTGTTAAACAATTATTTTATTTATATGCTTTATAACATGAAATGTTGTAAAAAAAGCAATAGTTTTAAGAAAAGTAACTATCATATTGTCTCATAAAAAAATAAATTACCAGTTTTATGAATAGCATAAAGCAGGAAATCGCATTAAAAAAGCAGCTATTTGATGCTGAATTTTTATATTTCCTTTCCTGACAAGAAGTCAGATAAAGCAAATATAAGAAAAATAAAAGACGTTAAATTTGAAATAAATGTGATTCCGCTAAATAATATAAGTAAGGTATAAAAAATAAATTGGCAACTTTGGTCCCTGTAATCGATACTCCCCCGAATGATAACAGCAATGAGACGAATAAACGATCACGTTCTTGCCAACTGCCTTGCATGTCTGGCTAAAGTAGGCTGTTCAATGTCTTTTTCATTAAATTTCAATGGTAAAAACATGAGGATGTTGTGTATTGAAACATCCCCATGTTATCTATAAGAACATGGGGATTTTCGCACACACAACATGGGGATGTTTTATAAGCTTAAGAAGGCAGTTTCAGTAGCTTAAGTGCCTTTGTTTCTAGCTACTGTCATTACAACAAAATTCTATAAACAGGGTTAATGTTTTCCTCCAACATGTAACAAGTGCCATATAGTGCGAGTAATTCCATAAAACAATTACCTTTGCATCAAGCATAGCATAGGTTATTTTTCAGCTTTATGATAGTTCTGATGGATTGCAGATAAAGTTGAATTTTGAGCGTAGCCTCCTTTAATGAATCAAATTATTTATTTATTTAAAATATGGACAAGATTATTTATAACTTAGTATTTAATAGAAAACGAAGCCTTAACGAGAGAGGAATGGCTGTAGTACAAGTAGAAGCTTATCTAAATAAAAGGAGAAAATACTTCTCAACTAAAATCTATCTTACGCCAATGCAATGGGATAATAAAAAACAAATAATAAAGAATCATCCTAATGCAGAAGCATTAAACAGGATGCTCTATGAATGTGTTGCTCTAATTGAAAAGGAAGAGTTGAGCTTATGGCAACAAGGCAAACTGATAACATTGGATGCATTAAAAGAAGCACTTTTACCACACAAGGAGGATCTTTCTTTTCTTCCGTTCTTAAAGAGCGAAATAGCAAACTCATCTCTCAATGAAAGCACTAAGAAAAACCACCTATCTACTTACCGACTATTAAGCCAGTATAAAAAAAAATATTTTTCTCTGATTTAACGTTTGAATTTGTATCTTTATTTGAATTACATCTTCGCTCAAAAGGCTATCATATAAATACTATCGCAAAACACATGAAACATTTGAAACGTTATGTGAATGTAGCTATAAACAAAGACTACATGGATATCCAGAAGTATGCATTCAGGAAATATAAGATAAAAACAATAGAAAATTCTCATACCCATCTAGCACCAGACGAACTAAAACGATTAGAAAAGCTCCAATTAATAGGAAA contains these protein-coding regions:
- a CDS encoding TonB-dependent receptor — encoded protein: MKRKLMLLLACLFVGIGLVTAQTQKVTGVVTSEEDGLPIVGASILVKGTTVGTITDVDGHFTLSNIPSSAKTLQISYIGMQSQEVAIRPTVKVVLKSDAQNLDEVVVVAYGTQSARTVTASVSSVKASALKDVPSVSFDQMLQGRASGVSITTPSAGVGQAPIVRVRGVNSITSGTSPLYVVDGVPIQSGNMSYLANVNALADINPADIVSMDVLKDAAAAALYGSRAANGVIIITTKQGQSGKTKVTYDGFVGFSNATGFYDMMNAQEYTDFKNMAVKNRYGTDEMSLTKNYVSPYGNKAFNLMKDSQGNIIDTSWKDAAFQNGFSQSHSASVSGGSDKTQFYLSGNYTTQDGIVKGDKYNRLGVKANINTTVTQWLKIGMNSNLSTGTTSYVDAARRGSNFSVGGFPRLALINAPNIPMYNEDGAPYYQTKGLGYGGNTVFSTFSNPEAILSLGNGLSSDMMHFVGSFYGEVTPIKGLVLKTQYGIDYARLEDQRFWSPLHGDGVNSNGLANAYNTKNDKWTWTNTATYNFSLGEHNFNVLAGMEASETDYSIWTAQRKDLQDTKFTEFQGPFGSATAEGDLSKNSMASYFGRVNYDFAYKYMLSLNYRRDGYSALSKKNRWGDFGGASAAWRVSEEAFFEPLKSIVNDFKVKGSFGVVGNTDIKDYASRSYYSSYNYGTSGTYSLGQIADPNLKWESSAKYDVGFSAQLYNRINVDFDYYYTKSSDLILDVPQAPSKGIPSGVITTNAGKMKNSGIEFTISADVIKTKDFTWDTSFNITTNKNKILSLAEGVDNIIAGDDGGLEQTNITVPGKSIGQLYLYPTAGIDPESGRRVFIGSKGERTLFKYEEGDWFTEDGKPFTGEFTPVICGGTTPTWYGGWSNNFKYKGFDLSLFFQFSGGNKIYNGTRATTSDMRYWNDSKDVLKKYWTPERKNASYALPIYGDNYSNGSAMAFTDWVEKGDYLRLKNISLGYTFDTKTWPKAIGISSLRIYAQAQNLFVITGYSGMDPETLTNVESSTLAGGTDKNTLPQARTYTIGVNLSF
- a CDS encoding YjjG family noncanonical pyrimidine nucleotidase, translated to MKYKNLFFDLDDTLWAFSLNARNTFEEMYFKHKLNRYFDSFQHFYTLYQKRNSELWLEYGDGNITKEELNNQRFLYPLQAVGVPDEVLAKTYSDDFFAVIPTKSNLMPYAKELLEYLFPKYNLYILSNGFRELQYHKMRSAGIDGYFKKIILSDDIGVMKPWPQIFHYALSATQSEVADSLMIGDSWEADIVGARGVGMHQIYYNCVERTLFPFEATYTINTLEEIRDLL
- the rsmI gene encoding 16S rRNA (cytidine(1402)-2'-O)-methyltransferase, with product MGKLYVIPTPVGNLEDMTFRAIRMLKEADLILAEDTRTSGILLKHFEIKNTMQSHHKFNEHKTVENVVNRMKAGETVALISDAGTPGISDPGFLVVRECVRNGIEVQCLPGATAFVPALVASGLPNERFCFEGFLPQKKGRMTKLKSLMEEKRTMVFYESPHRLLKTLTQFVEYFGPDRQASVSREISKLYEETVRGSLAELVEHFTKTDPRGEIVIVIGGIDD
- a CDS encoding RagB/SusD family nutrient uptake outer membrane protein gives rise to the protein MKRNIIFSILCGSLLLGSCSSSFLDQEPPLSVSETDIFTSPARIKATLDGLYAAIKNSDTKSFMGGKVYVAFDNRGEDLVNISSNLVTLFGTYNMNVGITDVENADTWTAAYLAINKVNTFLESLEASKSVAGDMYEQYRQEALFIRAFAYYYLNNLYAIPYSISPDAKSVPLRLQAEKGADNNNMPRSTVKQVYERILEDLSVISALPTGVNTYDAVTHATQAAANMLKMRVYMSMNDWDNAIIAGEKIVGYSLTEDVTAIYNTPYFSKESIFSLPMADTNVPNTQQAVAEYYNDGKIMLIDTDHGIMSKPNYSLAKDKRISSFKSNDKKLLKFTDAKTKLQWVPIFRYAETLLNLAECYTHKTGGEGTAKSLLKNVRHRSINASDDLLKIDDLSGDALKDAIYNEKRLEFIGEGLRGIDIMRRGENFVKIDNNETITVTPTDKGYTWPIPQIETSINQDINK